A window of the Hevea brasiliensis isolate MT/VB/25A 57/8 chromosome 6, ASM3005281v1, whole genome shotgun sequence genome harbors these coding sequences:
- the LOC110670716 gene encoding tRNase Z TRZ3, mitochondrial — MPQISNLRFLFSPIKPSLPFPFSKPKPHSLFTVLCSSSRRHRTTPNHQSLRFRSRSKSTFSRETNSKSRERDKGVPMEANNNETFGFNKRRAEGRDKSDKPKRNLQLKTRKLNPTNTISYVQILGTGMDTQDTSPSVLLFFDKQRFIFNAGEGLQRFCTEHKIKLSKIDHIFLSRVCSETAGGIPGLLLTLAGMGEEGMSVNVWGPSDLQYLVDAMKSFIPHAAMVHTMSFGSDSKAQFGASNFTDPIDIINNEVVKISAILLRPSCSEGAAVKPGDMSVIYLCELPEIMGKFDPEKAKALGLKRGPKFGELQSGKSVKSDLQDIMVHPSDVMGPSIPGPIVFLVDCPTESHVQELLSIQSLNSYHADYSGSSPENVKTVTCIIHLSPASVISCPSYQKWMKKFGSAQHIMAGHEMKNVEIPILRSSARIAARLNYLCPQFFPAPGFWSLKQLNSSKIDSIFSGEDCVSKFPESILAENLLKFNLRPHAHLGMDKSNIPSLMSPTEVIEELVTEIPEIVDAAQHVRQFWLGSGETKGDVTLAQDNKLMIEEPWPGENALPSCLENIRRDDLEIVLLGTGSSQPSKYRNVSSVYINLFSKGGLLLDCGEGTLGQLKRRYGVEGADIVVRNLRCIWISHIHADHHTGLARILALRRDLLKGLAHEPLLVVGPSQLKRFLDAYQRLEDLDMQFLDCRSTNLASWEAYEGNSEYKYCSTTGSPNNLEDVNKPTVNNESTLFARCSRMQSYWKRPGSPVDNAMIFPVLKSLKKVLGEAGLEALISFPVVHCPQAFGIVLKAAERINSIGKMIPGWKIVYSGDTRPCPELVEASNGATVLIHEATFEDDLVEEAVARNHSTTKEAIEVGNSAAAYRIILTHFSQRYPKIPVFDETHMHKTCIAFDMMSVNMADLPVLPRVLPYLKLLFKNETIVDELDDVTDAVSAVS; from the exons ATGCCCCAAATCTCAAATCTGCGCTTCCTCTTCTCGCCTATAAAGCCCTCTCTGCCATTCCCTTTCTCTAAACCCAAGCCTCATTCTCTGTTCACTGTCCTCTGTTCTTCTTCGAGACGACACCGTACCACGCCTAATCACCAGTCTCTCCGTTTTAGAAGCAGAAGTAAGAGCACTTTTAGCAGAGAGACTAATAGCAAGAGCAGAGAAAGGGACAAAGGTGTCCCTATGGAAGCTAATAATAATGAGACTTTTGGGTTTAATAAAAGAAGGGCTGAGGGCAGAGATAAGAGTGATAAGCCCAAAAGAAATCTCCAGTTGAAAACTCGCAAGCTTAATCCTACCAATACAATCTCTTACGTGCAG ATTCTGGGGACTGGAATGGATACTCAGGATACTTCACCTTCAGTTTTGCTCTTCTTTGACAAGCAAAGATTCATTTTTAATGCTGGTGAG GGATTGCAGCGCTTCTGCACAGAACATAAGATTAAGCTATCGAAg ATAGATCACATATTTCTCTCTCGTGTGTGCTCAGAAACAGCAGGTGGAATTCCAG GTTTGTTGTTGACTTTGGCTGGCATGGGAGAAGAAGGAATGTCA GTCAACGTATGGGGCCCTTCAGATCTTCAGTATTTGGTTGATGCAATGAAGTCTTTCATTCCTCATGCTGCCATGGTTCATACAATGAGCTTTGGTTCTGATTCTAAGGCTCAGTTTGGTGCAAGTAACTTTACGGATCCAATTGACATTATTAACAATGAGGTTGTCAAAATTTCAGCTATTCTCCTACGTCCAAGCTGCTCAGAAGGAGCTGCAGTAAAGCCTGGTGATATGTCTGTGATATATCTTTGTGAACTGCCTGAAATTATGGGGAAATTTGACCCCGAAAAAGCAAAAGCTCTTGGTTTGAAACGTGGGCCAAAATTTGGCGAGCTGCAATCAGGGAAATCAGTGAAGTCAGACCTCCAGGATATCATG GTTCATCCAAGTGATGTGATGGGTCCTTCAATTCCTGGTCCTATTGTATTTCTTGTTGACTGCCCAACAGAATCTCATGTACAAGAATTATTGTCCATACAATCCCTTAATAGTTACCATGCAGATTACTCAGGTAGCTCACCAGAGAATGTGAAAACTGTCActtgtatcattcatttaagtcctGCTTCTGTAATAAGCTGCCCTAGTTACCAGAAGTGGATGAAGAAATTTGGTTCAGCCCAGCACATTATGGCTGGACATGAAAT GAAGAATGTGGAAATTCCTATTCTTAGATCCAGTGCTAGAATTGCTGCAAGGCTTAATTACCTATGTCCTCAGTTCTTTCCAGCTCCTGGTTTTTGGTCACTTAAGCAGCTTAACAGCTCAAAGATAGATTCTATATTTTCAGGCGAG GATTGTGTCTCAAAGTTCCCTGAAAGCATATTGGCTGAAAATCTTCTTAAG TTCAATTTGCGTCCTCATGCTCATCTTGGAATGGACAAATCCAATATTCCAAGTTTGATGTCTCCCACAGAAGTCATTGAGGAGTTGGTGACAGAGATTCCAGAAATTGTTGATGCTGCTCAACATGTTCGCCAGTTCTGGCTTGGGTCCGGAGAAACGAAAGGAGACGTGACCCTTGCGCAAGACAATAAATTAATGATTGAAGAGCCTTGGCCAGGAGAGAATGCTCTGCCTAGTTGTTTGGAAAACATAAGGAGAGACGACCTAGAGATTGTGCTTCTGGGGACTGGTTCATCCCAACCTTCTAAGTACCGAAATGTTAGTTCTGTCTATATTAATCTCTTCTCTAAAGGAGGTTTGCTCTTAGACTGTGGGGAAGGAACCCTTGGACAACTGAAAAGAAG ATATGGTGTGGAGGGTGCTGATATTGTTGTAAGAAATCTGAGGTGTATTTGGATTTCTCATATTCATGCCGATCACCATACAGGATTAGCAAGAATACTTGCTCTGCGACGTGACTTGTTGAAGGGCTTGGCCCATGAGCCATTACTTGTTGTTGGGCCAAGTCAGCTTAAGAGATTTCTAGATGCATATCAAAGACTGGAGGACCTAGATATGCAGTTCCTTGATTGTAGGAGCACCAATTTAGCCTCTTGGGAAGCTTATGAGGGCAATAGTGAGTATAAGTATTGCTCAACTACAGGAAGTCCAAATAATCTTGAGGATGTAAACAAACCTACAGTGAATAATGAGTCAACCCTGTTTGCTAGATGTAGCCGTATGCAGAGCTACTGGAAGAGACCAGGCAGTCCAGTTGACAATGCGATGATTTTCCCAGTTCTGAAGAGTTTGAAGAAAGTGCTCGGTGAAGCAGGATTGGAGGCATTGATTAGTTTCCCTGTTGTACATTGTCCACAGGCATTTGGCATTGTGCTGAAGGCAGCAGAGAGAATCAATTCTATTGGGAAAATGATACCAGGGTGGAAGATTGTGTACTCAGGTGACACTAGGCCCTGTCCAGAACTGGTAGAGGCATCTAATGGAGCAACAGTCCTTATACACGAG GCAACTTTTGAGGATGACTTGGTGGAGGAAGCTGTAGCCAGAAACCACAGCACAACAAAGGAAGCCATAGAAGTAGGAAACTCTGCGGCTGCGTACCGTATCATCCTCACCCACTTCAGCCAGAGATACCCAAAAATACCTGTTTTTGATGAAACTCACATGCACAAAACTTGCATTGCTTTTGACATGATGAGTGTTAACATGGCAGACTTGCCTGTGCTTCCTAGAGTACTTCCTTACCTTAAATTGCTTTTCAAAAATGAGACTATAGTTGATGAATTGGATGATGTTACTGATGCTGTAAGTGCAGTTTCTTGA